The genome window GGTGCCGTAGGGACCGGTGTAGAAGACGCGTCCATTCAGACGGACGTAGCCGCGGCCGGATGGCCGTTGCAGGCAGTGTTTCGGTTCGTGACTGTTGCGACGGCGGGGCATGGGGAGCGGTCCTTTGTGCGTAATTGACGCACGGGCGTGGGAACCGTCCGGCAGCCCCGTGAGGGGAGTAGCGACGTAAGTCGCTTCCAGGCTGCGAGTTGTAAATGGGCCGTGCAGGGCTCGAACCTGCGACATCTTCCTTGTAAGGGAAGCGCTCTGGCCAACTGAGCTAACGGCCCGACAGTCGCAGCAACCGCCGATTAGGAAGGTCGGCGGCCTCGGTGCGAACCGTGTATCTTATCCGCGGGCTTGGACTCGTGCCGGCCCGACTGTGGGAGTGGCTGCCGCTAGGCTGGGAAGCGTCGATGGCAGAGCAGAAGATTCTCATCTCCGGCGTCGCCGGTTTCATTGGCGGGCACGTGGCCCAGCGGTATCTCGATGAGGGGGCGACCGTCGTCGGGTTCGACAACCTCTCGCGAAGAGGCAATGTCGAGAATATTCGGTTTCTCCAATCGCTCGACAGCGAGTTTGACTTCGTCCATACCGACATTCGCAACGAGACCGACTGTCTCGGGCTTTTCGAGCAGCACAAGGACGCGGACGCCGTCATCCATCTTGCGGGACAGGTGGCGGTCACGACGTCGTTTCTCAATCCCCGGATGGATTTTGAGGCCAACGCGCTAGGCACTCTGAATCTGCTCGAGGCGTGTCGGCTGCACTCACCCGAGGCGGCGTTCGTCTTCGCCAGCACAAACAAGGTTTACGGCGGCATGGAGCAGGTCCACGTCGAGCTCGACGGCGAGCATGACCGCTACCGTTATCGCGACTTTCCGCACGGCATTCCGGAGACTGCGCCGCTCGACTTCCATTCGCCGTATGGCTGTTCCAAGGGGACGGCCGACCAGTACGTCCGCGACTACGCCCGCATGTACGGGCTCAACACCGTCGTCTTCCGCCAGTCGTGCATCTACGGCACGCGGCAGTTCGGCGTGGAGGATCAAGGGTGGATCGCGTGGTTCACAATCGCCCGGCTGCTGGGTCGGCCGATCACGGTCTACGGGGACGGCAAGCAGGTGCGGGACGTGCTGTGGGTGGACGACCTCGTCGACCTGTACCAGGCGGCGATCGCGAACATGGAGCAGGCGCGCGGCAAGGTCTACAACGCCGGCGGCGGCAGCGAGAACGTCATGAGCCTCCTCGAACTCATTGGCTACCTCGGCTGGACGCCGGAAGAAGTCAGCTTTGATGACTGGAGGCCGGGAGACCAACGGTGCTTCATCGCCGACACGGCCAAGGCGAAGCGCGACCTCGGGTGGGCACCAAAGACGTCGCCAAGACAGGGCGTCGCCCAACTCGCGGCCTGGGCGGAAGAGAGTGAGGCAACCCTGGCGAGCGTGCTCGGCACGAGCAAGCACGACACGCAGAAGAAGGCCGTCGAGCAGAAACGGCTCCTCAAGGCGATTTCGGGCTAGGCAACGTTATCGTCACGAACCCATCGTTGTGACTACGGCGTCGCCGGCGGCAGAGGTGGAGGCAGTGCCGCCGAGGTCGCCGGTGCGGGTGGAGGCGTCGGCCAGCGCTGCTGCGATCGCCTTGCGGACGGCTTCGGCGGCGTCGGGTTGGCCGCAGTGGTCGAGCATCATCGCTGCTGACAGGATGGCCGCGGTAGGGTTGGCCTT of Planctomycetota bacterium contains these proteins:
- a CDS encoding GDP-mannose 4,6-dehydratase, which codes for MAEQKILISGVAGFIGGHVAQRYLDEGATVVGFDNLSRRGNVENIRFLQSLDSEFDFVHTDIRNETDCLGLFEQHKDADAVIHLAGQVAVTTSFLNPRMDFEANALGTLNLLEACRLHSPEAAFVFASTNKVYGGMEQVHVELDGEHDRYRYRDFPHGIPETAPLDFHSPYGCSKGTADQYVRDYARMYGLNTVVFRQSCIYGTRQFGVEDQGWIAWFTIARLLGRPITVYGDGKQVRDVLWVDDLVDLYQAAIANMEQARGKVYNAGGGSENVMSLLELIGYLGWTPEEVSFDDWRPGDQRCFIADTAKAKRDLGWAPKTSPRQGVAQLAAWAEESEATLASVLGTSKHDTQKKAVEQKRLLKAISG